The genomic region CTGTTCACCCTGATGCTTCAAAACGACACTTTCGGAAGCAACGCTCAAATCACCTTTTTCTTCAACATAATTCTTTTCAAAACTTCTTCTAGCAACGTGTTGATTGACGTTTTTATCCTCAGTGATTCTCCCTTTCCTGAATTTGAGCCTTCGAGGACCGTTATTTTCAGACTTAACGTCAAGAATTCGTCCCCTTCTAAACCTTAGCTTTACAGCTTCATCGTCTTTATCTTCCGGCATTATCACTCTGCCTTTTCTTGGGATCTTGTTTTGATTCTCAACTGATGTTTCTTTTTTACCATCATTCGCGGTTTCAGACTCGAACTCTTCTTCTGAAacttcaacttcttcttcttcatcatcatcagtgtATTCATAATCGTCTTCTAGAATAACTTCTTCATCATAAAAAGATTCAGAGCTTTCAGAAACAGCAGGTGCAATTAACTCATCATCTTCTATAAGATCTTTGTCTGAACATGAATTTGAGCTTTCAACTACAATAGGTGCGATAGATGGTTTTTCTACGAGTTCTTCATTCATGAAAATGCTTTCATTTACTGGATCGATGATCGTCAACTCTTCTTCTGCAACACTTTTGCCTGAAAAAGACTCCGAAGCTGGATGAACAAAGTCAAACTCCATCATCTCATGTTTAACCTTAGATTCAGCCTCAAAAAACTCTTCTCCGTTTTTGCCCGAGTATGACTCAGAAGTGGAATGAATAAAGTCAACATCTTGATGAGTTAAGTCAAATGCCTCACTCTCGGGTTTGACCTCGTAATCAACATCCCCACACTCTTCTTCAGGCAAAGTTTTGCCCAATAAAGAGTCAGAAGTGGAATTATTAAAGTCAACACCAAAATGAGAAGAATCAAACTCCAAACTCTCGGGTTGAATCTCGGATTCAGCCTCAGTAAACTCCTGTTCTACAACATCCTTACCCGAAAATGACTCAGAAGCTGAATGAATAAACCCATTATCCGATTTACTCAAGTCAATATCTGGATTACTCAAGTCAATATCCGGATGAGCAAAGTCAAACTCCACAGTCTCGGGTTTGATCTCGGATTCAGACTCGACATCAAGCAAGTTTTTCGTCCGAACCTTGTCAGCAATGCTTCGCTTGTTATTAGCTTTCTGTAGTCTGTTCTGATCCTTCAAAGGAGATTCTTGTTTACTATTCTTATGTTTTAACGCCGTTGAACTTGCAGCTTTACCAAATACAGGTTTAAGGGGCTGTAATTCAGTCGGAACTTTTTTAATGGCAATTGTTTTAGGTGTGCTTAACATCTTTTTAACAGTTGTTATGTCTTTCTTTTTAATCCCACCATTAAACCCTTTTGAACCATCGGAGCTCGCTGTCACTCTACTCGGTCTCACAAGAGAAGTAGACCGTTGCAACGTTTTGGGCTCACTTCTTGTTTCTTTCCCATTTGTTGATGCATTCAGTTTTAAAACTTGTGCTTTCTTAACAGGTACTGAAATATCCTTTTTATTTACCAAAATGGGTTCAGCAGGCGTTCGGATTTTAGGATCCGTAGAAGGTTTGACTTTGACCGATGTGGTTGTTTTCTTTGTTTCAACTGGAACTACAGTTTTTACAACTTTATCTTTATGGATTACTTTTGTTCTTTTGAACACGATAGGAATCTTTGACTTTGAGTTTTCATGTTTGTGACCATATTTACAAAAATCGTGACAGGAACCAGTTGAAGCTCTTAGATAATTCGGTATAACATTACCTTCATCTGCAAGACTTTTTCGACTAGTGGTTACAGCACCCATGGAGTACCTTCTGGTTTTGGCTCCAGAAACACTTGAACCACCATTGACAGACCTTACAGATTTCTTTCTCTGGTTACCATCTTCAATGGTTTCTTCACTTGGAGGATTCATGAAAACAAAGCAACTGATTTTAAAACTTCAAGAAACTGTTGACCTAAGACAGAACAAACAAAAAATTTATCATAATCCTGATGATAAAATTCAAAGGTGATCTAGTTATATCAATATGAATATCAGGTCAAATTACAAAATTGTTACGTTAATCCCACAAGTAAACAGAAACTGGATATATTCTATAATTTACGTTTTCATACAAAATGTTCATAAAACGCCTATATGAATATGTTTAACTGCAAAATTAGAGGGCTTCCTGTCCCATATGTACCTCAAACAACAACCAAAAAAAACAAATTTTCGATGAAAACGATCTATCTATAACCAAACGTATGCGTAATTTATAAGACTGTAAATTCATATGAATGTaacttgtatttttattttttatattatataatataatcaagtaaataacataaatacaTTATAAATCTACACAAAAATTCAGTCAGTATTCATAAACAAAAGCAGCATACCATTCAACAGAAGCTATTTATAATCATTTCTATCAAAACTGCAATTCATCAAGTTGCAATCAGAATCAATACATACACTAATCCACAAACAAAAAACTAATATACAGATTGATATGAACTTATAACCTAATTATTATTCACCAACTATTTCAATAGCATACTTGAATCGAAGcttcaaaattaattaattaaactaaaaataaaaaatgatCAGAATCAGAAACGTGTCAGACAATAGCATGTATTGAAGTAACAGAAACGAATATAAATCAATACGTCCATATCACTGCATTTAATTTCAAAAGTAATAAATATAGATAAAACTGAACAATCTGTCATACCTTTTTCGGTTTCGATTACTTTTGAGATTTTTATTTGTATTAGCTTAATAACTAAGCTAGATGAACATCAATTTAATGAAATGGCGCTTGATTGAACAGAAGAGTATTTCAATTTTATGGATCGTAAACCTAAATCACGAAATAGATCGTAGAAAACGTATATTTATAGGAAATGAAAAAGAGTAGGTTTTATTGCGGGTTTTTGTTGGTGTTTGTTTGGTGAATCAGATGAAGGGGGCGGGGAAATAATAAAGATTAAAGAACATTGAATGAGAATTGTGGGTCCAATCACTTACGGGTCAAATTATCGGGTCATTCTCGGGTTATCTAGGTAACTGATTTTTACTTTAGTATCTCTTCATGTTTAATAAGGAGCTAATAGATGGTCTGTGCCTTAGTGCAAAAAATGATTtcgtttaatattttaaatactagtgaaatgacccgtgaaatcgcgGGATTGATTAAACGAAACAGTGTAATgatatattttatgtattaagtgaatgtttttacaaacatattgatgtacttaatttAGTCaggataaatgaactacatttattctcccaccattctctttcaattttcattacaattattattattacaacattttattgggaCATATATTTCGCATAAATATGTAACGTAATAAATCGCGTAAAGAAAATCTGTATTtgaataataaaaacaaaataataataataatagttataattataataataaagtttgcttaaatttgaagtatttatatttttaataattattagtaataacaaatgccttttgaaattatttaaaaaattaaaatacaattattatataaaagttgtacaatatgcttcaaagtttataCATATGCTCATAAGGTATTTTGTAAAAGATTATACAATTTGttacaaagtttgtacatgtgatcATAATAGTgtattatcataaggttgtacataatgcttcaaatattgtacatattgtCATG from Rutidosis leptorrhynchoides isolate AG116_Rl617_1_P2 chromosome 9, CSIRO_AGI_Rlap_v1, whole genome shotgun sequence harbors:
- the LOC139867121 gene encoding uncharacterized protein, which gives rise to MNPPSEETIEDGNQRKKSVRSVNGGSSVSGAKTRRYSMGAVTTSRKSLADEGNVIPNYLRASTGSCHDFCKYGHKHENSKSKIPIVFKRTKVIHKDKVVKTVVPVETKKTTTSVKVKPSTDPKIRTPAEPILVNKKDISVPVKKAQVLKLNASTNGKETRSEPKTLQRSTSLVRPSRVTASSDGSKGFNGGIKKKDITTVKKMLSTPKTIAIKKVPTELQPLKPVFGKAASSTALKHKNSKQESPLKDQNRLQKANNKRSIADKVRTKNLLDVESESEIKPETVEFDFAHPDIDLSNPDIDLSKSDNGFIHSASESFSGKDVVEQEFTEAESEIQPESLEFDSSHFGVDFNNSTSDSLLGKTLPEEECGDVDYEVKPESEAFDLTHQDVDFIHSTSESYSGKNGEEFFEAESKVKHEMMEFDFVHPASESFSGKSVAEEELTIIDPVNESIFMNEELVEKPSIAPIVVESSNSCSDKDLIEDDELIAPAVSESSESFYDEEVILEDDYEYTDDDEEEEVEVSEEEFESETANDGKKETSVENQNKIPRKGRVIMPEDKDDEAVKLRFRRGRILDVKSENNGPRRLKFRKGRITEDKNVNQHVARRSFEKNYVEEKGDLSVASESVVLKHQGEQGKKDAQGLFNNVIEETASKLVETRKSKVKALVGAFETVISLQDGKP